One genomic window of Punica granatum isolate Tunisia-2019 chromosome 1, ASM765513v2, whole genome shotgun sequence includes the following:
- the LOC116190899 gene encoding protein LIGHT-DEPENDENT SHORT HYPOCOTYLS 4 isoform X1 translates to MIDQKFFLSGFNPRPFKEIGDRSVKSTHMDSYQDLDFSNPDATALNIAASAATGSSSAAASMPSATSPTSLSRYENQKRRDWNTFGQYLQNHRPPLALSRCSGAHVLEFLRYLDQFGKTKVHTQLCPFFGHPNPPAPCPCPLRQAWGSLDALVGRLRAAFEENGGNPEANPFGARAVRLYLREVRDSQAKARGVSYEKKKRKRPPPQAPGLPPPPDGNPP, encoded by the exons atgatAGACCAaaagttttttctttctgG CTTCAACCCTCGTCCCTTTAAAGAGATTGGGGATCGATCGGTCAAGAGCACGCATATGGATTCCTACCAAGACCTCGATTTCTCGAATCCCGACGCCACGGCCTTGAATATTGCCGCTTCCGCGGCTACTGGGAGCAGCTCGGCCGCCGCCTCCATGCCGTCGGCCACCTCGCCGACAAGCCTGAGCCGATATGAGAACCAGAAGCGGAGGGACTGGAACACGTTCGGGCAGTACCTGCAGAACCATCGGCCCCCGCTGGCTCTGTCCCGTTGCAGCGGGGCTCATGTGCTCGAGTTCCTCCGGTACCTCGACCAGTTTGGGAAGACCAAGGTCCACACCCAGCTCTGCCCCTTCTTCGGGCACCCAAACCCGCCTGCCCCATGCCCATGCCCTCTCCGCCAGGCCTGGGGCAGCCTTGACGCCCTTGTGGGCAGGCTTCGGGCAGCCTTCGAAGAGAATGGTGGCAACCCTGAGGCGAACCCATTCGGCGCAAGAGCCGTGAGGCTCTACTTGAGGGAAGTCCGGGACTCCCAGGCGAAGGCAAGGGGAGTGAGTtacgagaagaagaaaaggaagcgGCCACCTCCCCAGGCCCCAGGATTGCCCCCTCCACCCGATGGAAATCCACCATGA
- the LOC116190899 gene encoding protein LIGHT-DEPENDENT SHORT HYPOCOTYLS 4 isoform X2, producing MDSYQDLDFSNPDATALNIAASAATGSSSAAASMPSATSPTSLSRYENQKRRDWNTFGQYLQNHRPPLALSRCSGAHVLEFLRYLDQFGKTKVHTQLCPFFGHPNPPAPCPCPLRQAWGSLDALVGRLRAAFEENGGNPEANPFGARAVRLYLREVRDSQAKARGVSYEKKKRKRPPPQAPGLPPPPDGNPP from the coding sequence ATGGATTCCTACCAAGACCTCGATTTCTCGAATCCCGACGCCACGGCCTTGAATATTGCCGCTTCCGCGGCTACTGGGAGCAGCTCGGCCGCCGCCTCCATGCCGTCGGCCACCTCGCCGACAAGCCTGAGCCGATATGAGAACCAGAAGCGGAGGGACTGGAACACGTTCGGGCAGTACCTGCAGAACCATCGGCCCCCGCTGGCTCTGTCCCGTTGCAGCGGGGCTCATGTGCTCGAGTTCCTCCGGTACCTCGACCAGTTTGGGAAGACCAAGGTCCACACCCAGCTCTGCCCCTTCTTCGGGCACCCAAACCCGCCTGCCCCATGCCCATGCCCTCTCCGCCAGGCCTGGGGCAGCCTTGACGCCCTTGTGGGCAGGCTTCGGGCAGCCTTCGAAGAGAATGGTGGCAACCCTGAGGCGAACCCATTCGGCGCAAGAGCCGTGAGGCTCTACTTGAGGGAAGTCCGGGACTCCCAGGCGAAGGCAAGGGGAGTGAGTtacgagaagaagaaaaggaagcgGCCACCTCCCCAGGCCCCAGGATTGCCCCCTCCACCCGATGGAAATCCACCATGA
- the LOC116190883 gene encoding putative pentatricopeptide repeat-containing protein At3g23330: MTSLPRRLKDLLRSPTAIRTRLAAKQLHAQLIKHKGFLSVHTPTILSIYASLNLLHDSILLFDALRRYYPSATALAWKSVIRCCASSGLSDRAVRYFAQMRASGKCPDQRVFPAVLKCCTLLRDPKLGEAVHGCVIKVGVDGYLYTGNALMNMYAKFQGMVGLENQALELFDEMHELERSFLTGNESEPVDESEKCVLSNESNDGLKLRSDALDSSNQATVTANRICLWKDNVRKVFDTMPIRDVVSWNTVIAGNAQNGLYEEALMMVREMVDTNLRPDAFTLSSILPIFADYVDVNKGKEIHGYAIRHRFDSDMFIGSSLIDMYAKCSRVEDSLQVFKLLPRRDSISWNSVIAACMQNLMFDEGLKYFRHMINYGVKLMPAAFSSVLPACAHLTTLHLGKQLHGYITRVGLDDNIFIASSLVDMYAKCGKIEQARCIFNRMERHDMVSWTAMMMGCALHGHAHDAISLFKHMEADGVRPNYVAFIAVLTACSHAGLAEEAREYFDSMTRDYGISPGLEHYAAMADLLGRAGKLQEAYELIASMQFEPPGGVWSALLAACRVHKNVELAENVVEKIIRVDPENIGALVIMSNIYSAAKRWKDAARVRIMMKEMGFRKKPACSWIEVRNKVHAFIAGDNSHPLYDKINEALGVLSDQMEREGYVPDLSEVLHDMGDEEKRRSLQNHSERLAIAFGIISTPPGTTIRIIKNIRVCLDCHVAIKFISKIVGREIIVRDNSRFHHFKDGKCSCGDYW, from the coding sequence ATGACCTCTCTACCCCGGCGGCTGAAGGACCTTCTCCGCTCCCCCACTGCCATCAGAACCCGCTTGGCGGCCAAGCAGCTGCACGCCCAGCTCATCAAGCACAAGGGCTTCCTCTCCGTCCACACCCCCACCATCCTCTCCATCTACGCCTCCCTCAACCTCCTCCACGACTCCATCCTCCTCTTCGACGCCCTCCGCCGTTACTACCCTTCTGCCACCGCCCTCGCCTGGAAGTCCGTCATCAGATGCTGCGCCTCGAGCGGTCTCTCCGACCGGGCAGTGAGATACTTCGCCCAAATGCGGGCTTCCGGGAAGTGCCCGGATCAGAGAGTGTTCCCCGCCGTGCTCAAGTGCTGTACTTTGCTGAGGGACCCAAAGCTTGGTGAGGCTGTCCATGGATGTGTGATCAAGGTTGGTGTGGACGGGTATTTGTATACCGGAAACGCCCTCATGAATATGTATGCGAAGTTTCAGGGCATGGTTGGATTGGAAAATCAGGCTCTCGAGCTGTTCGATGAAATGCATGAACTGGAGCGAAGTTTTTTGACGGGGAATGAGTCTGAGCCAGTGGATGAATCTGAGAAATGTGTTTTGAGTAATGAGTCGAATGATGGTTTGAAACTTAGAAGTGATGCACTTGATTCGAGCAATCAGGCTACTGTGACTGCTAACAGGATATGTTTGTGGAAGGATAATGTAAGGAAGGTGTTTGATACGATGCCGATAAGGGATGTTGTTTCCTGGAATACAGTGATTGCTGGCAATGCCCAGAACGGGCTTTATGAGGAAGCTCTGATGATGGTGAGGGAGATGGTGGACACGAATCTCCGACCCGACGCCTTCACTTTGTCCAGCATCCTGCCCATATTTGCAGACTACGTCGATGTAAATAAGGGAAAGGAGATCCACGGTTACGCCATAAGGCACAGATTTGACTCGGACATGTTCATAGGCAGTAGCTTGATTGACATGTATGCAAAGTGCAGCCGAGTGGAGGATTCCCTCCAAGTCTTCAAACTGTTGCCTCGAAGAGACAGTATCTCGTGGAACTCGGTCATTGCTGCCTGCATGCAAAATTTGATGTTCGATGAGGGCCTGAAGTACTTTCGGCATATGATAAATTATGGAGTGAAGTTGATGCCCGCTGCGTTCTCCAGTGTGCTACCTGCTTGTGCTCACTTGACTACTTTACATTTGGGAAAGCAGCTTCATGGCTACATCACTCGGGTTGGTTTGGACGATAACATCTTCATCGCGAGCTCTCTGGTCGACATGTATGCAAAGTGTGGTAAGATTGAGCAGGCTCGGTGCATATTTAATCGAATGGAGCGGCATGACATGGTCTCATGGACTGCCATGATGATGGGATGTGCCCTGCATGGGCATGCGCATGATGCGATTTCCTTGTTTAAGCATATGGAAGCAGATGGAGTGAGACCCAATTATGTGGCTTTCATTGCCGTTTTGACTGCTTGTAGCCATGCAGGACTTGCCGAAGAAGCCCGGGAGTATTTTGATAGCATGACCCGCGACTATGGTATTTCCCCCGGGTTAGAACACTATGCCGCAATGGCAGATCTTCTTGGTCGAGCAGGaaagttgcaagaagcatATGAACTTATCGCAAGTATGCAATTTGAGCCGCCGGGTGGTGTATGGTCGGCTCTATTGGCTGCTTGCAGAGTCCACAAGAATGTTGAATTGGCTGAAAATGTGGTCGAGAAAATAATCAGGGTCGACCCTGAGAATATTGGAGCCCTGGTTATCATGTCAAACATATACTCTGCGGCTAAAAGATGGAAAGACGCTGCGAGGGTTAGAATCATGATGAAGGAGATGGGGTTTAGGAAGAAACCAGCTTGCAGTTGGATCGAGGTTAGAAACAAGGTCCACGCATTCATAGCAGGAGATAATTCCCATCCCCTTTATGACAAAATAAATGAAGCGCTGGGGGTCCTTTCAGATCAGATGGAGAGAGAAGGCTATGTTCCTGATTTAAGCGAGGTTCTTCATGATATGGGAGACGAGGAGAAGAGGCGGTCATTGCAGAACCACAGTGAGAGATTAGCGATCGCGTTTGGGATCATCAGTACTCCCCCGGGGACCACGATCCGAATAATAAAGAACATCAGAGTGTGCCTTGACTGCCATGTGGCAATCAAGTTTATATCGAAGATAGTCGGGAGGGAGATCATCGTGAGGGATAATAGCCGGTTCCACCATTTTAAGGATGGGAAGTGCTCCTGTGGTGATTACTGGTGA